One genomic region from Candidatus Bathyarchaeia archaeon encodes:
- a CDS encoding type II toxin-antitoxin system VapC family toxin, giving the protein MNRKMTSGSQPRLYIDTNIFLDHLLGRKVKSSQLIREIANGRFEGFTSHFTLSELAGVLKELGVPRGDINKILIRVQEFPNIQIVFHDYIMFLDMPENILNTCVQCRDALHFMAAKYLAVDKIVTRDKGFKSAIDHIIPCVTPEQLLSET; this is encoded by the coding sequence GTGAATAGGAAAATGACATCTGGCTCTCAACCGAGGCTATACATAGATACAAACATATTTCTGGATCACCTATTGGGAAGAAAAGTGAAATCCTCTCAGTTAATTAGAGAAATAGCCAATGGACGATTTGAAGGATTTACCTCTCATTTTACATTATCTGAGCTGGCAGGTGTTCTAAAAGAATTAGGCGTCCCTCGTGGAGACATAAATAAAATCTTAATACGTGTTCAAGAGTTTCCAAACATCCAAATAGTCTTTCACGATTATATAATGTTTCTCGATATGCCTGAAAATATTCTTAATACCTGTGTCCAGTGCAGAGACGCGCTTCATTTTATGGCAGCAAAATATTTGGCAGTGGATAAAATTGTAACAAGAGATAAAGGATTCAAGAGCGCCATCGATCACATTATCCCTTGTGTTACACCCGAGCAACTTTTGTCTGAAACTTAA
- the purB gene encoding adenylosuccinate lyase produces MPILPIDTGRYGTPEMRRIFEEENRVQKMLDVEAALAWAHAEVGNIQREDAKRIMAAASLKYVKIERIKEIEREIKHDVMALVKALAEASGPSGAYVHLGATSYDIVDTATALQLKEALELIERRLNDFEKVLMEKALRHKETLMMGRTHGQHALPITLGFKFAVWMREVSRHIERLRQCRERVIVGKMSGAVGTQAGLSENAMRIQELVMQRLGIKAADISTQIVQRDRHAELVCLLALIASSLENFATEIRELQRPEIGELAEPFEVERQVGSSTMPHKRNPELCERVCGLARIVRSLTVPALENVVTWHERDLTQSSAERFIIPEACILVDYMLFLMTNVVANLYVNEERMRQNIELTQGRAMSEAVMIALTKKGLSRQEAHELLRRLTIKSETEKRPFKEVLLEDKVVSKKLSEKEIDEALNPRNYLGTALKQVELIVEKTRQERKSRELKD; encoded by the coding sequence TTGCCAATCCTTCCAATTGATACTGGGCGTTATGGGACGCCGGAAATGCGGCGGATTTTCGAGGAGGAAAACCGAGTTCAGAAAATGCTAGATGTTGAGGCTGCCTTGGCTTGGGCACACGCCGAAGTTGGCAACATACAACGCGAAGATGCAAAGCGAATCATGGCTGCGGCTTCGCTTAAATACGTCAAAATTGAGCGCATAAAAGAGATTGAACGCGAAATTAAGCATGATGTTATGGCTCTTGTTAAAGCTTTAGCAGAGGCAAGCGGTCCTAGCGGGGCTTATGTGCATCTTGGCGCCACAAGCTACGACATTGTTGACACGGCAACCGCCCTCCAGCTTAAAGAGGCTTTAGAGCTTATTGAGCGAAGGCTGAACGATTTCGAGAAGGTTTTGATGGAGAAGGCACTACGCCATAAGGAAACATTAATGATGGGGCGAACCCACGGGCAACACGCCCTCCCAATAACTTTAGGTTTTAAGTTTGCTGTTTGGATGAGGGAAGTTTCAAGGCACATTGAGAGGCTTAGGCAGTGCCGCGAACGCGTCATCGTTGGCAAGATGAGCGGGGCTGTAGGCACCCAAGCTGGCTTAAGCGAAAATGCCATGCGAATACAGGAGCTTGTGATGCAAAGGCTTGGCATAAAAGCGGCTGACATTTCCACGCAGATTGTGCAGAGGGACCGTCACGCCGAGCTTGTCTGCCTATTGGCTTTGATTGCTTCGAGTCTCGAAAACTTCGCCACAGAAATTCGTGAACTGCAGAGACCAGAAATAGGCGAGCTGGCGGAGCCCTTCGAAGTTGAGAGGCAAGTTGGCAGTTCAACGATGCCCCATAAACGGAACCCAGAGTTATGCGAACGCGTCTGCGGCTTGGCTAGAATAGTTCGAAGCCTAACGGTTCCAGCTTTAGAGAATGTTGTGACTTGGCATGAACGCGACTTGACACAGTCTTCTGCTGAACGCTTCATAATTCCAGAAGCTTGCATACTGGTGGACTACATGCTATTTCTAATGACAAATGTTGTAGCTAATTTGTACGTGAATGAGGAGCGCATGCGCCAAAACATTGAATTAACCCAAGGGCGGGCGATGTCAGAAGCCGTAATGATAGCCCTAACAAAGAAAGGCTTAAGCCGACAAGAAGCCCATGAATTATTGAGAAGGCTGACGATAAAGAGTGAGACTGAGAAGCGTCCCTTTAAAGAAGTCCTCCTAGAAGACAAGGTTGTTAGCAAGAAGCTGAGCGAAAAAGAAATTGATGAGGCTTTAAACCCGCGGAATTATTTAGGCACCGCCCTGAAGCAAGTTGAGCTTATAGTGGAGAAGACAAGGCAAGAACGCAAAAGCAGAGAATTGAAGGACTAA
- a CDS encoding HAD family hydrolase, translating to MYCIETEVLVLGVKLVSFDVWDTLLSVRSYYQSIALELAKSVNLAPETIADKLVEGYRKIRAIRRAGGFSDSEIVPSALEVIAKFLGVDSGKVSRAILAATENYPSEQHLIEGAKEAVRRVNELGLKVVVVGNVVFWPGSYNRILLEKAGLAGFIDEQFYADELGVSKPKPEIFARVLSRFNVQPQDALHVGDSVFEDLVGAVLSHMSAVLIDKNVDGVVRLSSWNVYIIPRIGLLEHVVKELIR from the coding sequence ATGTATTGCATCGAGACGGAGGTTCTGGTGTTGGGTGTCAAGCTTGTAAGCTTTGATGTTTGGGACACCCTGCTATCTGTGAGGTCCTATTATCAGAGCATCGCCTTAGAGTTGGCAAAATCCGTGAATTTGGCGCCGGAAACCATTGCAGATAAGCTTGTTGAAGGATATAGAAAAATTAGGGCTATTAGGAGGGCTGGCGGCTTTAGCGATTCTGAAATTGTTCCATCAGCTCTTGAGGTGATAGCCAAATTTCTAGGCGTGGACTCTGGAAAGGTTTCGAGGGCTATTCTCGCCGCGACAGAAAACTATCCATCAGAGCAGCACTTAATAGAAGGTGCGAAGGAGGCTGTTCGCCGCGTTAACGAGCTAGGACTTAAAGTTGTGGTGGTGGGTAATGTGGTTTTTTGGCCTGGAAGCTACAATAGAATTCTGCTCGAGAAAGCCGGTTTGGCCGGATTTATTGATGAGCAGTTTTATGCTGATGAGTTGGGAGTTTCAAAACCGAAACCGGAAATTTTTGCAAGAGTGCTTTCAAGGTTTAATGTTCAGCCGCAGGATGCTTTGCATGTTGGCGACAGTGTTTTTGAGGATTTGGTTGGCGCTGTGCTTTCCCATATGAGTGCTGTGCTGATCGACAAGAATGTGGATGGTGTTGTTAGGCTTTCAAGCTGGAATGTTTACATAATTCCAAGAATAGGTTTGCTGGAACACGTCGTCAAAGAGCTTATTCGCTAA
- a CDS encoding asparagine synthetase B, whose product MKAVVAVLDRKGEKAVQAAASMLKVLEGGGADAIGIATQNHVTVEKSLDKLQVEGFKSSTAIGHVFLKVLAQDKPRLTQIGKAAFVFDGRIYNPPVELLDADFFAQKLQADSEAGAEAWIRKFDGCFAFAIAKHEKLVVGRDSLGLYPLYYGENGNFSAFASESKALWKVGIKRVQSFPPGHMIIADKRGFKIGPVKVLKRSVTALTSMEEASKKLQALLEQSIQGRVYGLSEVAVAFSGGLDSSLIAWLAKKAGVKVHLIHVSLENQLETEQAEKAASLLDMPFHKYLYDEEYVKRTLPKVLLAIEDHNPVTASIGVPIFWTAEKAAELGFRVLLAGQGADEYFGGYRRYLNLYKRFGEDAAEKAIVNDILTMHKNNFERDSKICIFNNVELRLPFASYPIAEFALNLPLRMKIESPNDPLRKAVLRKAAEKVGLHPQIVNRQKKAVQYATGVSKAIKRLAKRERLTVKQFLQRLFLETFEKF is encoded by the coding sequence ATGAAAGCGGTTGTAGCAGTCCTTGACAGAAAGGGAGAAAAAGCTGTTCAAGCAGCAGCTTCGATGCTTAAAGTTCTGGAGGGGGGAGGCGCAGACGCCATTGGCATAGCAACACAAAACCACGTCACGGTTGAAAAATCTTTGGACAAACTGCAAGTCGAAGGTTTTAAGTCTTCAACAGCCATCGGACATGTTTTTCTGAAGGTTTTAGCCCAAGACAAGCCGCGGCTAACACAGATTGGAAAGGCGGCTTTCGTTTTCGATGGGAGAATTTACAATCCACCAGTTGAGCTTTTAGATGCGGATTTTTTCGCACAAAAACTTCAAGCCGATAGCGAGGCTGGCGCTGAGGCGTGGATAAGGAAGTTTGACGGTTGCTTCGCTTTCGCCATAGCCAAACATGAAAAACTCGTTGTCGGAAGAGACTCTTTAGGCTTATACCCGCTTTATTATGGCGAAAACGGCAATTTTTCCGCTTTCGCGTCAGAAAGTAAGGCATTATGGAAGGTGGGCATAAAAAGGGTGCAATCTTTCCCGCCGGGGCACATGATAATTGCAGACAAAAGGGGGTTCAAAATAGGACCTGTTAAGGTTTTAAAGCGCTCCGTAACCGCTTTAACATCCATGGAGGAAGCTTCCAAAAAGCTTCAAGCGCTTCTAGAACAGTCAATTCAAGGGAGAGTGTATGGCTTAAGTGAAGTTGCAGTGGCTTTTTCAGGAGGCTTGGACAGCAGCCTAATCGCGTGGCTTGCAAAGAAGGCTGGAGTCAAAGTCCACTTAATCCACGTAAGCCTTGAAAACCAGCTGGAAACAGAGCAGGCGGAAAAGGCTGCCAGCCTGCTTGACATGCCTTTTCACAAATACTTATATGATGAAGAGTATGTGAAGCGGACGCTTCCCAAAGTGTTGTTGGCAATAGAGGACCACAACCCCGTTACGGCTAGTATTGGTGTGCCAATTTTTTGGACTGCCGAAAAGGCGGCTGAACTTGGTTTTAGAGTTCTGCTCGCTGGGCAGGGGGCAGACGAGTACTTTGGAGGGTATAGGCGTTATCTAAACCTTTACAAACGCTTTGGTGAGGATGCCGCTGAAAAGGCGATTGTAAACGACATTCTAACAATGCATAAAAACAACTTTGAAAGGGACAGCAAAATCTGCATCTTCAATAATGTGGAACTTCGCCTGCCCTTCGCTTCTTACCCCATCGCAGAGTTTGCTCTTAATCTGCCATTAAGGATGAAAATAGAGTCGCCAAATGACCCCCTCAGAAAAGCTGTGCTGAGAAAAGCCGCTGAAAAAGTTGGGCTACATCCTCAAATAGTTAATAGGCAAAAGAAGGCTGTGCAATATGCCACTGGCGTTTCTAAGGCCATTAAAAGATTGGCTAAAAGGGAGAGGCTCACGGTAAAACAATTTTTGCAAAGGTTATTTTTAGAAACTTTCGAGAAATTTTAA
- a CDS encoding 4Fe-4S dicluster domain-containing protein: protein MVKIVVDNHKCTGCGTCVDTCPVGVYEIKDGKSVPVKVEECLVCRACEAQCPEGAIQVIE, encoded by the coding sequence ATGGTAAAAATAGTGGTTGACAACCACAAGTGCACTGGATGCGGCACATGCGTCGACACATGTCCTGTGGGCGTTTATGAAATTAAGGATGGAAAATCTGTTCCAGTGAAAGTGGAAGAATGCCTTGTTTGTAGGGCATGCGAAGCCCAGTGTCCAGAAGGCGCCATCCAAGTAATTGAATAG
- a CDS encoding YDG/SRA domain-containing protein, with product MMLLKCGNVLSNRDISRIFGVCVQRGIRYNGSLNKGINHVVLITVLNKTPEESVGNPYNDRIEGDFLIYTGEGRIGNQKMERGNLVLKRQMTEGYPVFAFEKKTPGRYMFLGRYNVLSVGREIQLDIKGQKREVFIYKLKRVSTSVSSNAVGKPNVSKSK from the coding sequence ATGATGCTCCTGAAATGTGGCAATGTCCTCAGCAACCGTGACATCTCAAGAATTTTCGGCGTTTGTGTTCAACGTGGAATAAGGTACAATGGAAGCCTAAATAAGGGAATTAACCACGTGGTTCTGATAACAGTTTTAAACAAGACACCAGAGGAAAGCGTAGGTAACCCATACAATGACCGCATTGAAGGCGACTTCCTCATATATACTGGAGAAGGACGTATCGGAAACCAAAAAATGGAGAGGGGAAACCTTGTATTAAAAAGGCAGATGACGGAAGGCTATCCGGTTTTTGCTTTTGAAAAGAAAACGCCGGGAAGGTACATGTTTCTTGGACGGTACAACGTGTTGTCCGTAGGGAGGGAGATTCAGCTAGACATAAAGGGGCAAAAAAGAGAAGTGTTCATCTATAAACTCAAAAGAGTATCCACATCGGTTTCATCAAATGCTGTTGGAAAGCCCAACGTTTCTAAAAGTAAATAA
- a CDS encoding radical SAM protein → MLATFYDPVKRHIAIEKLVTRIGPEGMERKYYRIRPARWYGGIVTADCVGCGLLCRFCWVSDLVMNRPHDVGAFYTPKKVADSLVSLARRCNLHLLRLSGGEPTIGKQHLLELLENLNGKGYSFILETNGILIAYDEGYAESLAKYNFVHVRVSLKGCNEEEFVLLTGAKPDGFTLQLKALEKLVNAKVSCHPSVMASFSPKKSLQSLIERIGQISPKLAEEIEIEELILYPHVVQRLRNYKLRYYTGYAPERVPPEQV, encoded by the coding sequence ATGTTGGCAACATTCTACGACCCTGTTAAGAGGCACATAGCCATAGAAAAACTAGTCACACGCATTGGTCCGGAAGGAATGGAGAGGAAATATTACCGCATAAGACCTGCAAGGTGGTATGGTGGCATAGTTACTGCTGACTGTGTTGGATGCGGCTTGCTTTGCCGCTTTTGCTGGGTTTCTGACCTCGTTATGAACCGTCCCCATGATGTTGGTGCTTTTTACACCCCAAAGAAAGTTGCCGACAGCCTCGTCTCACTTGCCAGACGGTGCAATCTTCACCTGCTCAGACTGAGTGGTGGGGAGCCAACCATTGGAAAGCAGCACTTGCTTGAACTCCTCGAAAACCTAAATGGTAAAGGATACAGTTTCATCCTTGAAACCAATGGTATACTCATAGCCTATGATGAAGGCTATGCAGAAAGCCTTGCGAAATACAATTTTGTACACGTTAGGGTTTCGCTTAAGGGATGCAATGAAGAAGAATTTGTACTGCTCACAGGCGCCAAGCCCGATGGGTTCACGTTGCAGCTTAAAGCATTGGAAAAATTGGTGAATGCAAAAGTGAGCTGCCACCCGTCGGTTATGGCTTCCTTCTCACCCAAAAAGAGCCTGCAATCCCTCATAGAGCGAATTGGTCAGATTAGCCCAAAGCTGGCTGAAGAAATCGAGATTGAAGAGTTAATATTGTACCCACATGTCGTCCAAAGGCTTCGAAATTACAAGTTAAGGTATTATACGGGTTATGCCCCTGAAAGAGTGCCGCCTGAGCAAGTTTAA
- a CDS encoding DUF2095 family protein, translating to MEIDKETFKRLFPNLAREMESGENKVTLNSVRTNAKTGERAVSSNFVHYDPDVIDFLRRCDTAEQAEEIISYMERRGEISKEYAAKLRKQLKEKGVRSFGPKKEENYYLKRAGLVK from the coding sequence TTGGAGATCGACAAGGAAACCTTCAAAAGGTTGTTTCCAAACCTTGCAAGGGAAATGGAATCCGGCGAAAACAAAGTTACATTGAACTCGGTTAGAACAAACGCCAAAACCGGAGAAAGAGCGGTGTCGAGTAACTTTGTCCACTATGACCCAGATGTTATAGATTTTCTGCGCCGATGCGACACGGCAGAGCAAGCAGAAGAAATAATATCCTACATGGAGCGGAGGGGCGAAATAAGCAAGGAATATGCCGCAAAACTTAGAAAACAGCTGAAAGAGAAAGGCGTTAGAAGCTTCGGACCCAAAAAAGAGGAAAACTACTATTTGAAACGCGCCGGACTTGTAAAGTAG
- a CDS encoding nucleotidyltransferase domain-containing protein, which produces MDFNTRRNVAREAATLIYFGIEKEYKQAKLRAAKTWGVHFLPTNLEVAMELDRIAEENEGAARMERLVRMRREALNLMRMLERFSPVLVGSVWRGTIYRESDIDIIAYHNEPREVLKLLEGRFKVLEFGWIAVTKRGKPKKSFRILIELLNGEKAEITVRGVEELGVKETCEIYGDTITGLDIKELEKLLAENPTKRFVPF; this is translated from the coding sequence GTGGATTTTAACACGCGAAGGAACGTTGCGAGGGAAGCCGCCACCCTTATCTATTTTGGGATAGAAAAGGAGTATAAGCAGGCGAAGTTGAGAGCAGCGAAAACTTGGGGTGTCCATTTTTTGCCGACAAACCTTGAAGTTGCCATGGAGCTTGACAGAATTGCGGAAGAAAATGAGGGCGCTGCCAGAATGGAGCGCCTAGTTAGGATGCGGAGGGAAGCCCTAAACCTGATGAGAATGTTAGAGAGGTTTAGTCCGGTGCTTGTTGGGAGTGTCTGGCGTGGAACCATTTACCGCGAAAGCGACATTGACATAATCGCCTATCACAATGAGCCGCGTGAAGTTCTGAAATTGTTGGAAGGGAGGTTCAAAGTGTTAGAGTTCGGCTGGATAGCAGTAACAAAAAGGGGGAAACCGAAGAAATCCTTCCGCATTCTCATCGAACTGCTCAATGGTGAAAAAGCCGAAATAACCGTTCGAGGCGTTGAAGAGCTTGGTGTTAAGGAAACTTGTGAAATATACGGTGACACCATTACTGGGTTAGACATTAAAGAACTTGAAAAATTGCTGGCGGAAAACCCCACAAAAAGGTTTGTTCCGTTCTAG
- a CDS encoding glycosyltransferase family 4 protein: protein MKMAVLVYEYPPKIVGGLGTYAAEITRKFVLMDHDVTVFTMNDDEGSLPTREIWRGIEIHRPLHIDISDSLPDVVAEDVKKWGRGIQLFSKILVYNYLSASKLVNELIGKEGFKYDVVVAHDWLSVIAGITIKKETSLPLVFHVHSTERGRTLGNGSEVVSNIELRGAHAADLVITVSYAMKDELIKLGFPREKIEVCYNGVDPQKYNPENVSPDQIRRVREFYGIKPEDSMILFLGRLVGVKGVDKLVMAMPHILQKIPNAKLVIVGLGDLQDYLVNLVRMMKLQDVVKFNFEFIPEEERIIHYAACDVAVFPSLYEPFGIVALEAMSMERPVVVGAAGVSGMREIVIPCGEEQCGYHINPNNPADIAWGVVSALENPEKRKWLGKNGRRRVLNEFTWDKIAEKTIELYERVIKR from the coding sequence ATGAAGATGGCTGTGCTTGTCTATGAGTATCCGCCGAAAATTGTTGGTGGTTTGGGCACTTATGCGGCTGAAATTACGCGGAAATTTGTTTTAATGGATCATGACGTTACTGTTTTCACCATGAATGATGATGAGGGAAGCCTCCCAACAAGGGAAATCTGGCGGGGCATTGAAATTCACCGACCGTTGCACATTGATATTTCTGATTCTCTTCCAGACGTGGTGGCTGAGGACGTTAAGAAGTGGGGTAGGGGTATACAGCTCTTCTCAAAAATCCTCGTCTACAACTATTTGAGCGCCTCAAAACTTGTGAACGAGCTTATTGGCAAGGAGGGCTTCAAATACGATGTTGTGGTGGCTCATGACTGGCTTTCAGTCATAGCCGGAATAACCATAAAGAAGGAGACAAGTCTTCCACTGGTTTTTCATGTTCACTCAACCGAGAGGGGGAGAACCCTTGGAAACGGTTCAGAAGTTGTAAGCAACATTGAGCTTCGCGGAGCACATGCGGCAGACCTAGTTATTACGGTTTCATACGCCATGAAAGACGAGTTGATAAAGCTTGGCTTTCCACGCGAGAAGATTGAAGTATGCTACAACGGTGTCGACCCGCAAAAATATAACCCAGAAAACGTAAGTCCCGACCAGATAAGGCGGGTTAGAGAGTTCTATGGCATAAAACCCGAAGACTCCATGATTCTCTTTCTTGGAAGGCTTGTGGGCGTCAAGGGTGTTGATAAACTCGTTATGGCTATGCCCCATATTCTGCAGAAAATCCCAAACGCAAAACTTGTAATTGTTGGCTTGGGCGATTTGCAAGACTATTTGGTTAACCTTGTAAGGATGATGAAGCTTCAAGACGTTGTAAAATTCAACTTCGAATTCATACCAGAGGAGGAGCGCATCATCCACTACGCGGCATGTGACGTGGCAGTTTTCCCAAGCCTATACGAGCCCTTTGGTATAGTTGCTCTAGAAGCCATGAGCATGGAACGCCCAGTGGTTGTTGGAGCTGCAGGCGTGAGCGGGATGAGGGAAATAGTAATACCATGCGGGGAAGAGCAGTGCGGATACCATATAAACCCAAACAATCCAGCAGACATCGCTTGGGGTGTTGTCAGCGCTTTGGAAAACCCTGAAAAGCGGAAATGGCTTGGTAAGAATGGAAGACGCAGGGTACTCAACGAGTTCACATGGGACAAAATAGCGGAAAAAACGATTGAGCTTTATGAACGCGTAATAAAGCGCTGA
- a CDS encoding HEPN domain-containing protein yields the protein MSFKETEILKERAEAFLENAEKLVAEGKYDLAAFCIEQYCQLVLKYKLLLKTGTYPRIHSIIGLLRLLSGISWDAKTFVEDANNILYLTKIEDAYIGARYLPRSYEETEVKGMLKFAKEVFKKVVERI from the coding sequence ATGTCCTTTAAAGAGACTGAAATTCTAAAGGAGCGAGCTGAAGCCTTCCTTGAAAATGCTGAGAAACTGGTTGCGGAAGGAAAATACGATTTGGCTGCTTTCTGCATTGAGCAGTACTGCCAACTCGTGCTAAAGTATAAGCTGCTGTTGAAAACAGGGACGTATCCGAGAATTCACTCAATTATAGGTCTATTACGTTTGCTATCCGGCATTTCATGGGATGCAAAAACTTTCGTTGAAGATGCTAACAATATTCTGTATCTGACTAAAATCGAGGACGCATATATAGGCGCCAGATATCTTCCCAGATCCTACGAAGAGACCGAGGTGAAGGGCATGTTGAAATTTGCTAAAGAGGTGTTTAAGAAGGTTGTCGAAAGAATTTAA
- a CDS encoding nucleotidyltransferase domain-containing protein has protein sequence MSKEFNVYLEFGRKRLKQLKNYKRVAREIKKLAQKHLGNVDVYVFGSVIEGKPTASSDIDILIVKDKIGPEEACRFKTLIHELMDAPMELHIVSSCEFENWYKRFIDKLEKVA, from the coding sequence TTGTCGAAAGAATTTAACGTATATTTAGAGTTTGGAAGGAAGAGACTTAAACAGCTTAAAAATTACAAACGTGTGGCTAGGGAGATAAAAAAATTAGCTCAGAAACATCTCGGGAACGTGGACGTTTATGTTTTCGGCTCGGTGATAGAAGGCAAGCCAACGGCATCAAGTGATATCGATATTTTGATAGTTAAAGATAAAATAGGCCCCGAAGAAGCTTGCAGGTTTAAAACCTTAATACATGAATTAATGGACGCCCCGATGGAGCTCCATATAGTTTCATCTTGCGAATTTGAGAACTGGTATAAGAGATTTATTGATAAGTTAGAAAAAGTAGCCTAA
- a CDS encoding KaiC domain-containing protein: MERLSTGVSALDKMLAGGIPRGFSVAVTGEPGTGKTILCIHFIAQGVADGDKCIYVTTEESRESIITQASQFGFDFSAAIKDGKLILIDALMGTEDQWTIKALSVEELVNKVIEAKKALGYGRARLVIDSLSAFWLDKPAMARRHSYFVKKVLSKWDFTILATSQYAITTSEAFGWGVEHIADGIIRFRRFVRNGVLRRYVLVEKMRQTPHSLQMHEIAIEHGKGLVILGPVEERREDIALPRKVMEKIQRATERRDVEPPKPSS, from the coding sequence GTGGAGAGGCTTTCCACTGGAGTATCAGCCCTAGATAAAATGCTTGCTGGCGGGATTCCTAGAGGCTTTTCTGTGGCTGTTACCGGTGAACCTGGCACTGGTAAAACAATCCTTTGCATCCATTTTATAGCACAGGGCGTTGCTGACGGCGACAAGTGCATTTATGTAACAACCGAGGAGAGCCGTGAGTCCATAATAACTCAAGCCAGCCAGTTTGGCTTTGACTTTTCCGCAGCCATTAAGGATGGTAAATTAATTTTGATTGACGCTTTGATGGGAACTGAAGACCAGTGGACTATTAAGGCGTTGAGTGTTGAGGAGCTTGTAAACAAGGTTATTGAGGCGAAGAAGGCTTTAGGCTATGGGAGAGCCCGCCTAGTTATTGATTCGCTTTCAGCCTTTTGGCTTGACAAGCCAGCCATGGCGAGGCGTCACTCATACTTTGTTAAGAAGGTTCTTTCAAAATGGGACTTTACAATATTGGCTACGTCGCAGTACGCGATAACAACTTCCGAGGCTTTCGGCTGGGGAGTTGAGCACATAGCCGACGGCATAATAAGGTTTAGGCGTTTTGTCCGAAATGGTGTTTTAAGGCGTTATGTGCTGGTGGAGAAAATGAGGCAGACACCCCATAGCCTCCAGATGCATGAAATCGCCATAGAGCATGGAAAAGGACTTGTAATCCTCGGGCCAGTTGAAGAGCGAAGGGAAGACATAGCCCTTCCAAGAAAAGTGATGGAGAAGATACAAAGGGCAACGGAGAGGCGGGATGTCGAACCTCCAAAACCTAGCAGTTGA
- the fbp gene encoding fructose-1,6-bisphosphate aldolase/phosphatase yields the protein MPRKTTISLIKCDVGSLAGHHVVPKPILNIGEKNLKRAKEEGLINSYYVFNVGDDLELLMVHERGESNPEIHKLAWNIFQEAANKALELKLYGAGQDLLKNAFSGTVRGLGPGVAEMEIEERKSDPIVVFAADKTSAGSFNLPLFRIFADPMNTAGLVIDPNMAGGFKFEVIDAQEGKKVVLKCPEEMYELIALIGTVERYIVSRVWRARDDLICASGSVTKLSLIAGKYVGKDDPVMIVRAQHGLPAVGEVLAPFMHSYLVAGWMRGSHWGPIMPVGLKDARCTLFDGPPRMVALGFQVANGAIASDDDGVPMITDFFADPAFALARREALKYAAMIRRMGEFEPARLSVESMEYTTLPQVIEKLKERFTPI from the coding sequence ATGCCTAGAAAAACCACGATTTCCCTTATAAAATGTGATGTTGGCTCCTTGGCGGGACACCATGTTGTCCCAAAACCCATACTAAACATTGGAGAGAAAAACCTGAAAAGGGCCAAGGAAGAAGGCCTAATCAACAGTTATTATGTTTTTAATGTTGGCGACGATTTGGAACTGTTAATGGTGCATGAGCGGGGCGAATCGAACCCTGAAATCCACAAGCTCGCGTGGAACATTTTTCAAGAGGCTGCCAACAAAGCCTTGGAACTGAAGCTTTATGGTGCTGGACAAGACTTGTTAAAAAATGCCTTCAGTGGAACGGTTCGCGGACTTGGTCCAGGAGTGGCTGAGATGGAGATTGAGGAGCGGAAATCCGATCCAATAGTTGTTTTTGCGGCGGATAAAACCTCGGCTGGAAGCTTCAATCTACCACTCTTCCGGATATTCGCTGACCCAATGAATACAGCTGGGCTTGTGATAGATCCAAACATGGCTGGCGGCTTCAAGTTTGAGGTTATCGATGCCCAAGAAGGGAAGAAGGTGGTGCTTAAATGTCCAGAGGAAATGTATGAGCTTATCGCCTTAATTGGAACTGTTGAGCGCTACATAGTTTCACGGGTTTGGCGTGCCAGAGACGACTTGATATGCGCTTCTGGCAGCGTGACGAAGCTTTCGCTGATTGCCGGAAAATATGTTGGAAAAGATGACCCGGTGATGATTGTGAGGGCGCAGCATGGTCTGCCGGCCGTTGGGGAAGTTCTTGCGCCTTTCATGCACAGTTATCTGGTGGCTGGTTGGATGAGGGGAAGCCACTGGGGGCCGATAATGCCCGTTGGTTTGAAAGACGCCCGCTGCACACTTTTTGACGGTCCGCCGAGGATGGTGGCTTTGGGCTTTCAAGTGGCGAATGGCGCGATAGCAAGCGACGATGATGGCGTGCCCATGATAACTGACTTTTTCGCTGACCCAGCGTTTGCCCTTGCAAGGAGAGAGGCGTTGAAGTATGCGGCTATGATTAGGCGTATGGGCGAGTTTGAGCCAGCCCGCTTGAGCGTCGAGTCTATGGAGTATACGACGCTGCCGCAGGTTATTGAGAAGTTGAAGGAGAGGTTCACGCCCATTTAA